CGTCGCCGCTACCGGGAGTTCGTGTGGCTGAGAAAGCAGCTGCAGAGAAATGCTGGTTTAGTGTGAGTTTGCTCTTGCTTCCTCCTTGGCTCCGACTCTGGCTTTTTAGGTGCTTACTTGGCAACTGGAATTGACGATGAAGAAAACTTGGCATGTACTAAGGAAATTCAGAAATGTGctcttaaattatattttcaagtcAGTGAAAAAAGTAAAGACAGAGGTCTTATGTCTGACATTTTGACCTAACAAAgccaaacaaataacaaaaatctttttcttgttttatatcATGGGACTAAACAAATGTACTGCTAGCTTTTTAAGTGTGCCTATTGCTGGTTGTCAGGAACTTTTTAGTGCCTGGACTATTTTGACAGGTGGTGTTCCTGTCCATTTGATATGTaaaaattgtttgtttgtttgtttgtttttacttttttgtgtggGGACCTTTATCCAGAGATATGAGACTGAGAGCCTCAGGAAAACAGTGTTGTTCACTCCTCACTTACATCCTCCAAATAGTCCTAAAACCATGGAGACTGTTTAGAACACAACTCCACCACAGCGTGGGCACTCAACGCTCTGGTGACTGTTGATGACCAGGCCAGTTAGTTAACGTGTCGGACTGAGGAGGCCACTGTCATGAGTCAGGCCCTCATAAGCCAGTAGGCACTTCCTCTGAGCAGATCCTGCACCGTCCAGTCTGGCTTGTTGTTGTTAAAGCATGTGGCATGCATGCTTCATCGGAGAGGCTAGAGAGGCTTAAAGAGTTTGCGGATGATTTGCTGCAACTCAGCTACCTCTAGAAAATTCCAAGCATGTACCTTCTGGGATTGGAGAAGGTGGTCGTAATTTACACACAAGGACTCAACATTCTGCATGTCTCCATGTCCaagtttcttccttttaaagtaaTAGCTGATGGTGGGAGTGGGTTTTGTAACCAGTGTAGTTTAGCAGCATGCAGTTTTTAAGTCAGAGACTTGGCATGGATACCAGCTCTGCTGCTTGctatgctgtgtgactttgggaaatttACTAAACTTGGGTTCTATTCCTTAACACTCAGATGGGGGCACTGATACCTTTCTTGTGGGGTTTtggggaggattaaatgaagtgaGGTTTGTAAGCCAGCacggtgcctgacacacagcgTGCTGTCAGTCGGTGTGGGCCCCCTTCCCCTGCCACCTTATTAAGTGCTATTTGTATTGATTTGTGCCTCTTTTTAGGGAATTTGCTTGATCAGGGGCTGGAATGACTGTCTTGGATGATACGCTTAACTTGGGTGTTACATTATGTGATCTCACAGGCCTGTACCAGAACTTCCTGGGAAGTCAACCTTCTTTGGCAGCTCAGATGAGTTCATTGAGAAGCGGAGACAAGGTCTGCAGCACTTCCTCGAAAAGTGAGTGTGCTTGGCGGCCTGGCACTTGCCTCCTGGAGAGAGGGCGGGGTGTGGGGAGGTGCTGGGCCGGGCGGCCCCTGGAACACGGAGGCACGCACGTGTTAGGTGCTTTTGTCGCACCCTCATGCCTTCAGTGCTCACTCAGGCCAAAGCCCTTCAGAGGACAGAGCTGGGGAGAGCCACTGCTCAGAGTGATGCGCTGTGTTGCCCTATCTGTGTTTGGCCCAGAGTCCTGCAGAGTGTGGTCCTCCTGTCAGACAGCCAGTTACACCTTTTCCTGCAAAGCCAGCTCTCGGTGCCTGAGATAGAAGCCTGTGTCCAGGGCCGAAGCCCCATGTCCGTTTCCGACGCCATTCTTCACTATGCTATGTCAAACTGTGGCTGGGCCcaggaagagaggcggggctcttCTCACCTGGCTAAAGGAGACCCCCCGCCTAAGAGGTAACTGCAGACTCTTTTCTGAAgcaccaggggctggggatgcTGTGACCTGGGCCCATGAGGTATCCACTGGTAGAGAAAGTCATGTCACAGGGCTGGTAGCCTTTCAGAAGAGGCCCGTGCACATCCCATGTTCTCTCCCACGCCCAGGGTtctgtgggggctgggggcccatCCCTGGGGAGCAGGCTCTCCTATTGGAACCTGGGGAGAAAGAACAGAAGGctttcttatttgttttgttctttatccaCTACCCCTCACCCccgttttctttaaaaaacaactttattgaaatacaattcacatacataaaattcacccttttagtgtacagttcagtagtttttagtttattcacaaagttgtgcagccatcagTCACCACAGTCAACTCTAGAACaatttcatcaccccagaagaagtCGTGTACTCATCAGCAGTGACTCCCCATTttccccgccccccagccctggccaccactgtctactttctgtgtctatggattcacccattctggacatttcacacaGATGGAGTCCCAtgatatgtggtcttttgtgactggcttctctcacttagcgcACTTCCACGGTGCATCCGCATTGTGTGTGTGTCAGCACTTTATccctttctatggctgagtaatactctgCCATGTGGCTAGACCTCCTTTTGATGTCCACTCACTTGTGTTTGTCCTTTCATTTTTGTTCATCTGTTCATGCCCTTTGTTTCCCTTTCCCACTCTTTTCCAGTTGCTGCTTTCTTCCAAGATCAGGCAGGAGGAACTCTTCCTCACCGCCTCCTGGGGAAGAAAAGGACCACTTCGAGGTGTGGACTCCTGTTGTTGACTCTGAGGCGCCTTCCTTGGAGAGCCCCCCGCTCCCGCCGCCCTCCTCCCTGCCATGCTGTGGTTTTGCAAGACCTGATGAGGGAATCTCTGCTCCTCAGCCTGTGAGGAGGGCCGTGGGAGGCGACCATGCTGTGCCTTTGGACCCTGGTCAGTTGGAAATAGCTTTAGAAAAGTGAGCTCTGGTCAGAGCACTGGGTTGTGCTCTGAGGTGGACGAAGAAGACATGGGCAGGGAGACTTGCTCAGGTGGGGCCGGGCACAGGCAGGtggtggggaggctgggctgcTTTGTGTCTTCCCGTTGCCTCTGCTCGGGATTGGGCGCGTGGAGGGCGGTCACGACAACTCCTCAAGCTTCCTCCATAGGAATAGACACTGTGCGGATGCTTATAAGTTAAGCACAAGGCCCAGGGGTTGTTGGTTTTGAACTGAACTCCATATTTACTCTCCTGGAGCTGAATTTCTTTAGAGGTTTGTTAATGGGCCCAGGAGCACTGTCTCAGGTGACCGGTTTTGGGGATCTGTAGGTGGCAGGTTTTAAGCTGCcgtattgaatattgttccacCAGAAATGCTTGTGCACTGTATTCCCACTGGCTTTGTTTTTGCTGCAGCCCCTGGAGCACTTTGTTTCTGGGAGGCTGGCCCCTTGCCTACCTCCTTGCATGGCAGGGGGGTGAATATTTATTCTCCCACCTCCTTGCTTTCCCTCCACTAACATCACTGAACGGAACGGTGCTGTGAGGCCTGTTGCTGGGGTTTCCTGTGCATCCCAAGACCTCAGCCTGGCTGTGTGGGGCCTGAGACCCATGAAATAGCTCAAGGCCATCCATGAAAGACAAGGGGCCAGAGGAGAGGGAACGGCCCAGGGGGCTTTGTTTTGGAAAGGCTTCCCTGGGCTGTCACTGTCTCTCTGGTTATAAAGCAGAGACGTGACTGTCTTCTCTGCAGGGTTAGCATGGGCTCCTTTCTTTTTCGaatccttttcttctcccttagTAAtagctccctgcccccagggcttCAGCCACCACGGTGTCCCTCTGCTGTGATGCAGGGAGGCCGTATGTTCAATCCAGTGGCATGCAGGGGCTTTGTTTCTGCCTGGAGAGagggctctggggatggagatgaGGAACAACACGCCTTCCTTCAGACAATGAGGCATTCTGCCCTCCTGCTGCCATAATTCTCTCCACCGAGAGCCAGAGCTGCGAGGAGGTGAGTGCCGCTGGCATTCTGCCTCGCTCTGCACTTGGGTTTGCGTGTGTGGTTCTTCTTCTCGCCCGCTCCCCCCTCTGGCCATCCCACCCTGTCCCCGGGCTCTTTTACTGCCAGCCTATGCTGTGGGACTGTCATGGCATTTAGTTCAGAGTTGAGGGGCTTTGGCCTGAAATAAAATTCAAGTATTTAAGACTGTTGTGGCAATTGGTGTCTAACAAGCTGTagcagtggaggagggagtgagggCTTCCATAAATCATGAGTTTATCAGCGTGGAAATAATGGTTCAGAACCGTGCGTGGCAGCTCTCCTGCATTGTGTGTGCAGCTCAAGTTCACCATTGGAGGAAGAATTGCCTTCCAAAGAGCTAGGATCCAgctcttctcacagttctgggcacGAACCTTGTTA
This is a stretch of genomic DNA from Camelus bactrianus isolate YW-2024 breed Bactrian camel chromosome 16, ASM4877302v1, whole genome shotgun sequence. It encodes these proteins:
- the SNX11 gene encoding sorting nexin-11 isoform X1, coding for MGFWCRMLENQEQEEVITVRVQDPRVQNEGSWNSYVDYKIFLHTNSKAFTAKTSCVRRRYREFVWLRKQLQRNAGLVPVPELPGKSTFFGSSDEFIEKRRQGLQHFLEKVLQSVVLLSDSQLHLFLQSQLSVPEIEACVQGRSPMSVSDAILHYAMSNCGWAQEERRGSSHLAKGDPPPKSCCFLPRSGRRNSSSPPPGEEKDHFEVWTPVVDSEAPSLESPPLPPPSSLPCCGFARPDEGISAPQPVRRAVGGDHAVPLDPGQLEIALEK
- the SNX11 gene encoding sorting nexin-11 isoform X2 is translated as MGFWCRMLENQEQETNSKAFTAKTSCVRRRYREFVWLRKQLQRNAGLVPVPELPGKSTFFGSSDEFIEKRRQGLQHFLEKVLQSVVLLSDSQLHLFLQSQLSVPEIEACVQGRSPMSVSDAILHYAMSNCGWAQEERRGSSHLAKGDPPPKSCCFLPRSGRRNSSSPPPGEEKDHFEVWTPVVDSEAPSLESPPLPPPSSLPCCGFARPDEGISAPQPVRRAVGGDHAVPLDPGQLEIALEK